One Streptomyces umbrinus genomic window, GACGCTTTCCGCCGGCCGATTTGGTCAGATTGGACACACCACTTCACAGGAGTTCGGGTGACAATGGCGGCCAGGGGTGGACGAGTGCATCAGCCGCCGACAACGGAGGTAGGGCACACATGGCACCGTACGAATCCGACGACAACACGAACGAGGACCTGCGCACCGGCCGACGCAAAGCCGCTCGGTACGTCGTCCCCGTCGCGGTGCTGGGGGTGGCGGCGGCGACCATCGGGCTGGTCCCGGCGTTCGCCGGTTCCGGAGACCCGGACCTGCCGGACATCACCGCCCAGCAGCTCATCGAGAAGATCGCCGCGTCGGACGTACAGCAGCTGTCCGGCACGGTGAAGATCAGCACGGACCTCGGCCTGCCGAACCTCGGCGGCCTGGAGAGCAGCCTCGGCGGCGGAATGGGCGGGGGCGACGACTCGGGTTCCTCCGCGGACCCGTCGTCCAAGCTGCTTGAACTGGCGTCCGGTACGCACACGTTGCGGGTCGCGTCCGACGGCGAGGACAAGCAGAAGCTCTCGCTGCTCGACAAGGCCGCCGAGTACAGCGTGATCCACAACGGCGACGAGGTGTGGGCGTACGACAGCGCGTCGAACGAGGCGTACCACGTGAAGGACTCCTCCGGCGCCGCCGAGAAGGGCACGAAGGGCAAGGCCGAAGACGTGCCGGCCACGCCCAAGGAGCTGGCCGAAGAGGCACTGAAGGCGGCCGACGACACGACGTCCGTGACGGTCGACGGTACGGCGCAGGTCGCGGGCCGCGACGCCTACAAGCTGCTGATCAAGCCCAAGGCGTCCGGTTCGACGGTCGGCGCGATCTCCATCGCGGTGGACTCGAAGACCGGTCTGCCCCTGAAGTTCACGCTGACCCCGGCGAGCGGCGGCGCGGCCGTCATCGACGCGGGCTTCACCAAGGTCGACTTCTCCAAGCCGGCCGCGTCCACCTTCGACTTCAGCCCGCCCAAGGGCACGAAGGTCACCGAGGGCGACGAGGGGAAGGCCGAGGGCAAGGCGGACCGGGCGCGGCCCAAGGGCGGCGAGGACCTGGGCAAGGAGTTCCAGGGCCTGAACGTCATCGGTGAGGGCTGGAGCTCGATAGCCCAGTTCGACACCGGCGGCGAGGGCATGCCGTCGGAGTCCTCCGGCGCGGGTGACGCGGGCCGCTTCCTCGACTCGCTGGGCGACCACGTGACCGGCAAGTTCGGCTCGGGCACGGTCTTCTCGACCCGCCTGGTCAACGCGCTCATCACGGACGACGGCAAGGTCTACGCGGGCGCGGTCACCAAGGACGCGCTGGTGAAGGCGGCCAACGCGGCGAAGTAGCGCACGCGGTCCCGGAGCCCCTTGTGGGAAAGGCGAAGTGAGGGAGTCGATGGCGGAACTGTCCACCGCGGACGGTGACATGGCGGGTGAGCGCGGCACGGCCGGCGCGGGCGACACCGCGGCGGCCGGGCACACGGCGAAAGCCGGTGACACGGTGGCGGACGCGGCAGCGACCGCGGACACGGGTGACACCGTGATCGCCACCCGCGCCCTCACCAAGCGCTACCGCGGCGGACAGCTCGCCGTCGACGGCCTCGACCTGGCCGTCCCGGCGGGCAGCGTCTTCGGCTTCCTCGGGCCGAACGGCTCCGGCAAGACGACCACCATCAGAATGCTGATGGGCCTGATCGAGCCGACGTCCGGCACGGCGCGCGTGCTGGGGCAGCCCATG contains:
- a CDS encoding LolA family protein produces the protein MAPYESDDNTNEDLRTGRRKAARYVVPVAVLGVAAATIGLVPAFAGSGDPDLPDITAQQLIEKIAASDVQQLSGTVKISTDLGLPNLGGLESSLGGGMGGGDDSGSSADPSSKLLELASGTHTLRVASDGEDKQKLSLLDKAAEYSVIHNGDEVWAYDSASNEAYHVKDSSGAAEKGTKGKAEDVPATPKELAEEALKAADDTTSVTVDGTAQVAGRDAYKLLIKPKASGSTVGAISIAVDSKTGLPLKFTLTPASGGAAVIDAGFTKVDFSKPAASTFDFSPPKGTKVTEGDEGKAEGKADRARPKGGEDLGKEFQGLNVIGEGWSSIAQFDTGGEGMPSESSGAGDAGRFLDSLGDHVTGKFGSGTVFSTRLVNALITDDGKVYAGAVTKDALVKAANAAK